One genomic window of Candidatus Thermoplasmatota archaeon includes the following:
- a CDS encoding polyprenyl synthetase family protein, with product MDGMNELMDEVNEAITGYLSEKEPKKLYDAVKYLPSAGGKRLRPIIAMLACEAVGGERKKAIPFGVALEITHTFTLVHDDIMDKDEERRGMPSVHKKFGEATAILAGDALFAKAFEIVTETEDDPDMVKTLVKNLSVTSREICEGQQMDMSFEEMEEVDEQDFLLMVEKKTAKMFEYAAYGGAIIGNGSPQEIKALKMYGRNLGMAFQVWDDCLDIIGKDIGKPVGSDIREGKRTLVFLHALKNSPNRNRLLQLYGKKDASDDEVNDVIKIFKDSGSLDYAKDKAIKFSMDARENLGELKDSDAKAMLTEIAKFAVEREK from the coding sequence ATGGACGGTATGAACGAGCTGATGGATGAAGTGAATGAAGCCATAACTGGCTACCTGAGTGAAAAAGAGCCGAAAAAGCTGTATGATGCAGTAAAGTACCTTCCGTCTGCTGGTGGAAAAAGGCTCCGCCCAATCATAGCAATGCTGGCATGCGAAGCGGTGGGGGGCGAAAGAAAAAAAGCGATACCGTTCGGTGTTGCACTGGAAATAACCCACACATTCACGCTCGTCCATGACGACATCATGGACAAGGATGAGGAAAGGCGGGGCATGCCTTCTGTACACAAAAAATTCGGGGAAGCAACGGCAATACTTGCAGGGGACGCCCTCTTTGCCAAGGCATTCGAGATAGTGACAGAAACGGAAGATGACCCAGATATGGTAAAAACGCTGGTGAAAAATCTTTCCGTCACGTCCAGGGAAATATGCGAAGGGCAGCAGATGGATATGAGCTTCGAGGAAATGGAAGAAGTGGATGAGCAGGATTTCTTACTCATGGTTGAAAAGAAGACGGCAAAGATGTTCGAGTACGCCGCTTATGGGGGGGCAATAATCGGTAACGGAAGTCCGCAGGAAATAAAAGCGCTGAAAATGTATGGAAGAAATCTTGGAATGGCCTTCCAGGTATGGGATGATTGTCTGGATATCATCGGCAAGGATATCGGCAAACCTGTGGGGAGTGACATAAGAGAGGGAAAACGAACGCTTGTTTTCCTCCATGCATTGAAAAATTCGCCCAACAGAAACAGGCTGCTGCAGCTATATGGAAAAAAGGATGCATCTGACGATGAGGTAAACGATGTAATAAAAATTTTTAAGGATTCGGGCTCACTGGATTATGCAAAGGATAAGGCAATAAAATTTTCTATGGATGCAAGAGAGAATTTGGGAGAGCTGAAAGATAGCGATGCAAAAGCCATGCTGACTGAAATTGCGAAGTTTGCCGTCGAGAGAGAAAAATGA
- the fni gene encoding type 2 isopentenyl-diphosphate Delta-isomerase, with the protein MNGRKKEHLEISRNEEVSATYNYWDDIEFVHNALPEIDMGEIDITWKEFGKEMKAPIIIAGMTGGFDEAREVNERLAKVAEKFQVGMGVGSQRTALEDESLADSYSVINNYNIPLKIANIGAPQLLEWKDAVEKASQAVKMIDADALAIHLNFLQESIQVEGDRNAKGCLNKIQEVASSLSTPVIIKETGAGISKEVALRLCRTDIAGIDVGGMSGTSFAAIEAHRAKKMGESVQEELGRMFRDWGIPTPLSVIEVREACRDTGMTIIATGGIRNGIDVAKAIALGADAAGMASVLLDDGDDKMGISVKALKNVMFLTGCKNLEELKEADLWTV; encoded by the coding sequence ATGAACGGAAGAAAAAAAGAGCATCTTGAAATATCCAGAAATGAAGAAGTTAGCGCAACGTACAATTACTGGGATGATATAGAATTCGTACATAACGCCCTGCCAGAAATAGACATGGGCGAGATAGATATAACCTGGAAAGAGTTCGGAAAGGAAATGAAAGCTCCCATCATAATTGCGGGCATGACCGGTGGATTTGATGAGGCAAGGGAAGTGAATGAAAGGCTTGCAAAAGTTGCCGAAAAATTCCAGGTGGGGATGGGGGTTGGCTCCCAGAGGACCGCTCTTGAGGATGAAAGCCTGGCTGACAGTTATTCCGTGATAAACAATTATAACATTCCACTAAAGATTGCCAACATAGGGGCTCCACAGCTTCTGGAATGGAAAGATGCAGTCGAAAAGGCATCACAAGCCGTAAAAATGATCGATGCGGATGCGCTTGCCATCCATCTGAATTTTTTGCAGGAGTCAATACAGGTAGAAGGCGATAGAAATGCAAAAGGTTGCCTCAACAAAATACAGGAGGTTGCATCATCACTTTCCACTCCTGTCATAATCAAGGAGACGGGTGCCGGGATATCAAAAGAGGTTGCATTACGGCTGTGCAGAACAGACATAGCTGGCATAGACGTTGGAGGTATGAGCGGCACATCGTTTGCAGCCATAGAGGCACACAGGGCAAAAAAGATGGGTGAAAGCGTACAGGAAGAGCTGGGCCGTATGTTCAGGGATTGGGGGATACCCACGCCGTTGTCTGTCATTGAGGTTAGAGAAGCGTGCCGCGATACCGGCATGACAATAATCGCAACAGGCGGCATAAGAAATGGAATTGATGTTGCAAAAGCCATTGCCCTGGGGGCAGATGCCGCAGGCATGGCTTCCGTCCTTCTTGATGATGGCGATGATAAAATGGGGATCAGCGTAAAGGCATTAAAAAATGTAATGTTTCTCACAGGATGCAAGAACCTTGAAGAATTAAAGGAGGCGGATCTATGGACGGTATGA
- a CDS encoding isopentenyl phosphate kinase gives MIAIKLGGSVITNKEKECRFNKRITYRLAGEIAEAGKKVMIVHGAGSFGHPQAKKHGLHKGFVNRKKQIDGISLTHFTVRQLNLKVMDALRSAGIPAVSMPPFPFPDEKFSYRIGRLVEVGLMPVTFGDVLLNNDVSIISGDALMETLSKELGAERAIFVTNVDGIYADPGRKGSIIRECSADELNGIFFRGDVKADVTSGMAGKVRSIKEMVYSGIEVDVVNGRKPGRLRDAINGKVVGTRVIEK, from the coding sequence ATGATAGCCATAAAACTTGGTGGCTCCGTTATAACAAACAAGGAAAAGGAATGCCGCTTTAATAAAAGGATAACCTACCGCCTTGCAGGGGAAATAGCAGAGGCAGGCAAAAAAGTCATGATCGTTCACGGGGCAGGCTCGTTCGGGCACCCTCAGGCAAAGAAACATGGACTGCATAAGGGATTTGTAAACAGAAAAAAACAGATTGATGGCATATCGCTGACACACTTTACTGTACGACAGCTGAATCTGAAAGTCATGGATGCTCTCCGCTCTGCCGGCATTCCCGCCGTGTCCATGCCGCCCTTTCCTTTTCCTGACGAAAAGTTTTCGTACAGGATTGGGAGGCTGGTGGAGGTGGGGCTTATGCCCGTAACGTTTGGTGATGTTCTTCTCAACAACGATGTTTCAATCATTTCAGGGGATGCCCTCATGGAAACGCTTTCGAAGGAGCTGGGGGCCGAAAGGGCAATCTTTGTCACAAACGTTGACGGGATATATGCCGATCCTGGCAGAAAGGGCAGCATCATCAGGGAATGCAGTGCCGACGAATTGAATGGCATATTCTTCAGAGGAGATGTAAAGGCTGATGTAACATCGGGCATGGCTGGAAAGGTGAGATCTATAAAAGAGATGGTTTATTCAGGTATCGAAGTTGATGTGGTCAACGGCAGAAAGCCGGGAAGATTGAGAGATGCCATAAACGGTAAAGTTGTTGGCACGAGGGTGATTGAAAAATGA
- a CDS encoding DUF126 domain-containing protein, with protein MKARTIYPGMAEGTALVSHQPIGFYGGIDAKTGIVIEKGSEIEGECVKDKMLVFPCGKGSTVGSYVIYGLKKNGVSPLAIINSETETIVATGAILAGIPCIDGIEIDKINTGDRLRIEAGEKEADMIKI; from the coding sequence ATGAAGGCAAGAACAATTTACCCGGGAATGGCAGAAGGAACAGCACTTGTATCACATCAGCCGATAGGATTTTATGGGGGTATAGATGCAAAAACTGGCATTGTCATAGAAAAAGGGAGTGAAATTGAGGGAGAATGCGTGAAGGATAAAATGCTGGTATTTCCCTGCGGAAAGGGCTCCACTGTCGGCTCTTACGTCATATACGGGCTGAAGAAGAATGGAGTTTCACCTCTTGCAATTATCAACAGCGAAACGGAAACCATAGTTGCAACGGGGGCCATTCTCGCCGGCATACCGTGCATTGATGGCATTGAAATTGATAAAATAAACACGGGTGACAGATTGCGCATAGAAGCAGGTGAAAAAGAAGCCGATATGATAAAGATTTAA
- a CDS encoding aconitase X catalytic domain-containing protein codes for MYLTKEQERMLDGEEGEVAAKMIRLLVRLGDIYNADKMIPVGSAQVAGVSYKSIGDPGLEFLEDFASKGAKVKILTYLNPAGMDLENWQELGIPADFAEKQKLIMNAFKKIGIVITATCTPYLAGNLPRFGEHIAWSESSAISFANSVIGAKTNREGGPSALAAAICGLTPNYGLHLDENRKPDFVIDVRADLDFNADFGAMGYFVGAAVKNKIPYFRGIKKADTDNLKALGAAMAASGAVALYHVDEMTPEAGMMDTDGIEKIEFGNEEIRETYEKLNTGKEPDVVIVGCPHASLREIIAIAEKVKGKNLKKPLWVCTSRAMKETVQRMGLLEIIENAGGKIVADTCMVVSPIEKLFNTTAVNSGKAANYLPSFCKQKVVFGNIDALLEEK; via the coding sequence ATGTATCTCACAAAAGAACAGGAAAGAATGCTGGATGGTGAGGAGGGCGAGGTTGCTGCAAAAATGATTCGCCTGCTTGTCAGGCTGGGAGACATTTACAATGCCGATAAAATGATTCCCGTCGGCTCTGCTCAAGTGGCAGGTGTCTCTTACAAATCCATCGGCGACCCGGGCCTTGAATTTCTGGAAGATTTTGCTTCAAAAGGAGCGAAAGTAAAAATTCTGACATACCTCAATCCTGCCGGCATGGATCTTGAAAATTGGCAGGAGCTCGGCATCCCCGCCGATTTTGCGGAAAAACAAAAGCTGATAATGAATGCATTCAAAAAAATAGGTATTGTAATTACGGCAACCTGCACCCCGTACCTTGCAGGAAATCTGCCCCGTTTCGGGGAACATATAGCATGGTCCGAGTCGTCCGCAATCTCTTTTGCCAATTCCGTCATAGGGGCAAAAACAAACAGAGAGGGAGGGCCTTCCGCACTTGCCGCAGCCATATGCGGCCTGACGCCCAATTATGGTCTCCATTTGGATGAAAACAGGAAGCCTGATTTCGTCATTGATGTCAGGGCAGATTTGGACTTTAATGCAGATTTCGGGGCGATGGGATATTTTGTTGGAGCTGCAGTGAAGAACAAAATCCCCTACTTCAGGGGCATAAAGAAAGCAGATACGGACAATCTGAAGGCTCTCGGGGCTGCGATGGCCGCATCCGGGGCGGTGGCGCTGTACCATGTAGATGAAATGACTCCAGAAGCCGGCATGATGGACACCGATGGCATTGAAAAGATAGAATTTGGCAATGAAGAAATTAGGGAGACATACGAGAAACTCAATACTGGCAAGGAACCAGATGTCGTCATAGTTGGATGTCCCCATGCGTCATTGAGGGAGATTATAGCAATAGCAGAAAAAGTTAAAGGAAAAAATTTGAAAAAGCCTTTATGGGTATGCACTTCTAGGGCGATGAAAGAAACCGTACAGAGAATGGGGCTTCTGGAAATAATAGAGAATGCAGGAGGAAAAATAGTTGCCGATACTTGCATGGTAGTCTCACCGATAGAGAAATTGTTCAATACAACAGCTGTCAATTCCGGAAAGGCTGCGAATTACCTGCCAAGCTTCTGCAAGCAGAAAGTGGTTTTTGGCAATATAGATGCATTATTGGAGGAAAAATGA